From a region of the Helicoverpa armigera isolate CAAS_96S chromosome 14, ASM3070526v1, whole genome shotgun sequence genome:
- the LOC110378835 gene encoding lachesin: MMLLGKLLFYIHFGLVFHVVICFKDSVEVPRFEDSLNNLTVSLGREAVFTCVVNDLGSYRVAWLRVDTQTILTIATHVITKNHRIAVNHSDRRVWFLHIHDVRQSDRGWYMCQLNTDPMKSQTAYLDVVVPPDILDYPTSSDQVAREGANVTLRCAAHGVPTPTVVWRKEAGDLLPTTNFTDTHNSSVNGAVLQLVKVSRLHMGAYLCIASNGVPPSVSKRVMLVVHFPPIMTIQNQLVGAKEGDTVHLDCHSEAFPRSINYWTINDQIISQSDKRFEITAIERGYEVDMRLKIKKVGRNTFGTYSCISKNSLGDTDGTIKLYSLSGKFEEMQYNEVGDSDESPDVSELEALKRSAGARSCPALWIFVVIYVVL; this comes from the exons AAGTACCACGTTTTGAAGATAGCCTAAACAACTTGACTGTGTCTTTGGGAAGAGAGGCAGTTTTCACTTGTGTCGTCAATGACCTCGGCTCTTACAGG GTGGCGTGGCTACGCGTGGACACGCAGACTATCCTGACGATTGCGACTCACGTGATCACGAAGAACCACCGAATTGCGGTCAACCACAGTGACCGGCGGGTGTGGTTCCTACACATACACGACGTCCGACAGTCGGACAGAGGCTGGTATATGTGCCAGCTCAACACTGATCCCATGAAGAGCCAAACGGCATATTTAGATGTAGTTG TTCCCCCGGACATTTTGGACTACCCGACGAGTAGTGACCAAGTGGCCCGGGAGGGGGCCAACGTAACGCTGCGCTGTGCGGCCCATGGGGTGCCCACGCCAACCGTCGTCTGGAGAAAGGAGGCTGGTGACTTGTTGCCCACTACGAACTTCACTGATACGCATA ATTCGTCGGTGAATGGCGCAGTACTTCAGCTGGTTAAAGTTTCAAGATTACATATGGGTGCCTACCTATGTATAGCCAGTAATGGAGTCCCGCCGTCTGTTAGCAAACGAGTCATGCTCGTCGTGCATT TTCCGCCGATAATGACTATACAAAACCAATTAGTGGGAGCAAAAGAAGGCGATACTGTACATTTGGACTGCCATTCAGAAGCGTTCCCTAGATCTATTAATTATTGGACGATAAATGATCAAATCATATCACAGT CGGACAAGAGGTTCGAGATCACAGCCATAGAGAGAGGCTACGAAGTGGATATGAGGCTGAAGATTAAAAAAGTTGGTAGAAACACTTTTGGCACATACAGTTGCATATCAAAGAATTCCTTAGGAGACACGGACGggacaataaaattgtatt CGTTGTCCGGCAAGTTCGAGGAGATGCAGTACAATGAGGTGGGCGACTCGGACGAGAGCCCCGATGTCAGCGAGCTGGAGGCGCTCAAGCGCAGCGCCGGCGCCCGCTCCTGCCCCGCGCTATGGATCTTCGTAGTTATTTACGTTGTATTATAA